The segment CTGCTTTCAGGGATTATTATTGCGGCATTCTTGAAGGGAATGCATACATCTGCTTTATCCTCTGATAAAGCTTGGTCGCTTTTTATAATGACTAGTGTTTTTATTTACTTTAAAAACTGGCTCCAATATAGCGGCAAAAAAAGAAAGGTATTAAATGCTAAACGAATAAATAAAACGAAACCACAACACTATAATATTATCCTGCTGTGGTGTCTTCCCATTGGGATTATAGGATTATCTCTAATTCTACTTTATAAAGTTTACTAAACACCAATTAATTATAACATTTAAAAAGCCTCTAACAATTTCTGTTAGAGGCTTTTTTATAATAAAAGGTGATTGATTAATTCGCTCTTTGGATATAAACCCAAGCACTTCGGCGCTTGCCTCCTTCATATTCCATGGTATAGAAGTAAGTTCCAACAGGTAATTCCTCACCATCGTTTGTTTGACCGAACCATTCATCAACATAATTTGTTTTAGAATACACGAGAGTACCATATCTATTGAATATTTCCAGCTTGGTCACACCATAACTACTTAAATCAAAGAAGTCATTCATACCATCGCCATTAGGTGAGATTCCTTGTGGAATGATACAACTTTCAAGTTCAATAACTGTTTGAGTTGTAATACTTGAACATCCCGTATCATTAAAGATCACTTCAATCTCATAGTCACCCGCAAGTAGTACAGGTAAAGTAAGACCATTTTCTCCTGCAATTAATCCGCCATCTAAATACCAATTAATTGCGACTTCATCAGTCGTGTAATTGACTGGTGTAGCTTCAATAATAATTGGAACTGTTGCATTAGGACATACCTCATAGTCAAAATCATCAGTAAAGGTTGTTTCTGGTTCTGTTCCAAGAACTAAATTAAAACTCGTGGTATTAATACAGCCAGAAGTATTATTGGTCACCTGAGCAAAAATGGTTTGTGGGTCAGATACACTTGTATATGGACTCACTAGTGGATTAACACCATCAAAAGCATCTTGTTCTGTTAAGTGATACGTTACAGTATAATCTGAAGGACTTTGATTCTCACCTAATATTGGTAAATCATTATCAAATAAAGTAAACACTGCAATATCCGCACCTATTGAACATCCAACTAAATCTGGTGGTGTATTTGCTTCAGGTAGTGGTAAAAACTCTACTATGATTTCATCAGAAATAATACATGACGGTGAAAAGATGATTTGTGTCGTATAAGTTCCAGCTTCAGTTACTACTAATGAATTGGTTATTTCTCCTGGAATTACAAACCCATCTTTAAACCATACGTGTTCCACCGATGGTGCTTGAGTTTGTAGTATTATTTGTTCTCCAAGACATGCTGCTGTTCCTGCTGCTACAGTAATATCTGCACCTAGCTCAACTTCTCCGATATCAAAACTACCAGCCTTTAAGAATACTCCAGAATCAAGAGCCGAGTCTGTAGCATCTGCAATCACTAATTTAATGCGATATGTCTCACCAATATTTACTGGAGAAAATGCCGTAAACACCTCCGTTCTGCCATCAAATGACATTGGAGGAAGATCTTGAGGTGTATAACCTCCAAAATATTCTTCATTTATCGCTGGACAGAACCCATTATCTGGATGAATATTAGTAACTAATATTGGTGTTGTCGTTCCTGGTAATACTGCCAAGTTAGTTGTGACATTATTACTGTCTGTAAGTAAGAAAGCGAAAGCATCAGAGAAATTACATTCAAAACTCCCCATATCATACTCTTCTGAAGCCATTAAGAAATCAAAGCTGATTTCGTCTGATAGTGGCACAAAATCAAACTCAATAATAGTTGCATTGTTAGTGTTTACATTTGCAATTGCGGCAAGATCTGGGTCACCAGGCCAAGCCGTTGTTCCATCACTCATAGCATTGAAGTTAGGTCCTGCTGCCAAGGCTGCATTTCCTGAAGATAAAAGTAATCCGTCCTCAAAAGGGAAACTTCCAGCATCTGCTTCAAAATAACCAATACCATTAACTTGGCCAAAGTCTGTTCCAGTAGTCCAAGTAATATTACTAATTTGAGCACAAGGGCTATCAATTAAAACATCAATAACTAATTCTTCTACAGTATAAGTTGTTTGATCTACAGATACATTTCCCGTCCCAGGTCTGATACATAAATCAAATGTATAATCTACAGCATCACCACCGGCGGAAAATACTCTTATAAAATAATTGCTTCCAACGGTTAATGATGGCGTAAGACTTGCATTTGCGTCAGAACAATATAATTCTACTAACCCATCACAGGTTCCTTCGTAAACAGCATGATCTAAATTTTCAAAGAAGCCAGTACTATCAATATTTATAAATTGAATAATCTGAAATTCATTTAATGCTGTAAACTCGAACCATACATCATCATCTGGATTACCAGCACAAGAACCATCTGGCACACCTGACGGTGTTGCTTCCAATAGACTACCCGATGTTATAATCGTACAACTATCATCAGCATTTACGCCTGCAACAGTTGCACTACACGGATTGTCATTTACCGGTGGACAAGCAAGTAATTGTATTGCACTACTATTAATCACACAATTGACATCTTGATCATTGCTTAGAGTAATAATTACATCCACTCCAAATGGGAATGGTCCAACTTGGTAAACACCAACTGCTGGTGCTGAAACCGTATTTGCATCGATATTATTTGAGATTGTAAGTGATGTAGCATCGCCTAAACTTGTGACATTAACATCTACTAAAAATTGATCACCATTAGCACAATCATCTACGACTTGATAGGTAGCATCTGGATTGATACATGTAGCACAAGCTACTGTATAGTCAATTCCATCAGAACAACAGAAACTTCCTGATGCACAACTTACCGATCCGTCTGATTGTATTTGGAATGAAATAGTATCTCCTGTAGATTGGAAGGTTAACCCTGAAATATCGCCATTGTTACCTTCGTCATTATATAATTCAGTAACACCATCAGAATCAAACACCACTAAGAAATCAAAAGGTGCACCCTCTATCTCTCCAGCATTAAATGTTAAATTAAGTGGTGAACCATCTGAACTCGTATAGGTAAATACCTCAGAATCATTATTACCATAACATACCGAGCCCATTACTGGACCTACAGCACAGTCTACATCAAAATTAGTCTGTATCGTTGTGGTAAAGTTTACTGGACCTGCCCAGATACTGAATTGACTACCACAATCTGCACGTACCCAAACTTCATAATCAGTCTCAAAACTTAAACCTGTTATACTCGCTGAAGGTGTCCCTACTGTTGTTCCTGCTCCTGTTGGCTCTCCTGTTCCTGCCGGAACTACAACATATTCCCATGAGGTCTCCCCACTGTTAGCATCCCAAGCAATATCAGCTGTCGTTCCTGTTATATTGGTCACTGTAATTCCACTTGGTGGTATACAGAAGTTTCCACAAGACTCTACACGGATAAAGTCAATAGACATATCTCCTTCAAATCCTGTTCCTGCTCCACCATAACTAAACTCTAAATAGATAACCTGACCTAAATAAGCATCTATGTTGATCCCTACAGGAACCCAAGCTTCTGCATCTGAAGTCTGTAAATCGCCTATCCATGTGAATACATTTGTAAACGGTCCTGCTACATCATTGGATATCCCAACATTCAAAGTTCCCATATCGTCTCCAAAAGCATGGAAGAAAAAGGATAGCTCTGCACCATCTAAAGCTGTTGTTAAATCAATCGCTGGACTTATAGCCGAAGCAATTGTTGATGAATTCCCGGAAGCCTCATACTCTAAGTGTGTCCCTGCACCGCCATCAAAAGCGTTTGCTGGACCTGTACCAAATGAGTTCGCTCCTGCTGCTGTTATATCCCAATTACCATCACTACCATCAAATCCCGTACCTGTCCATCCTGCTGGTGGATCCTGATCAAAATTCTCTGTGAAAATAAATGACGATGAGCCTGAAGCACACGTCACTCCCACTGGTGGTGGTGGTGGGGTATTTAAGGTCGTAAAGTTTATAGGACCTATCCAGCTACTTAATCCATCTACACCACAATCTGCACGTACCCATACCTCATAGGCTGTACTTGGTGTTAATGGTGTCGCTGTATATGGATTGTTGGTTGTGGCTAGACCTGCTCCTGTTGGAACACCTGTGCCTTGTGGTTGTACTGCAACTTCCCATGAAGCCTCTGCGCCTCCTGGTGTCCAGCCTATATCTGCCGATGTATCCGTAACATTAGCCAATGTTAATCCTGTTGGCTCCTGACATGACGGAATAGCTCGTACTCTAAAATTGTCTACAAATATCTCGTTATCCTCTGGATCATCAACTGTACCCTCTGAACCTAAAATACCAAACTGTACAATCTGTCCTGAATAAGCCGTTAAATCAAAAACAACCTGTGTCCCTGTTGCCGGTACTGTACTGGTATTATCAAAGGTTACTAAACTTGTCCATGTCCCTCCGTTATCTGTGCTTATTAATAATTGTACCGTATCATCTGAACCTAAGGTTCCTGCATTGTCGCTACTACCAAACTGCATGATCCCAAAATCAAAGTCGACCTGAAATGGTCCACCTGTTAAATCAAATTGTGGTGATAAAATCCAATCACTCTTTGCTGCCAACCATAAATTTATAGAGTAAGCTCCTTCAAAACCGTTATTTAAAAATCCGTCCTGATTCCAATCTCCTGCACCTAATCCTTGAGGACCTGTCGTGGCATCTCCATCACTAGCCTCATCCCAACAGTTTGGAATTATCGTTGTAAAACTCTCTAAGTAATCTGGTGTAAATACATCACATGCTGATAAAAAGTTTACTGCTCCTACCCAGTTACTAAAGCCATTAGCTCCGCAATCTGCGCGTACATAAACCTCATAATCTGTTACTGCCGCTAAGCCTGTTGCTGTATATGGATTGTTAGTCGTCGAGACACCTGGACCTGTCGGAACTCCCGTCCCTAATGGCTGTACTACAACTTCCCAATTCGTCTCTGATCCTGCTGCGGTCCAACTAATATCTGCCGTAGTTGATGTAATACCACTAATTGTTATACCTGTTGGCTCCGGACATGTAACATCAAATATCGAAACGGTATCAAAAGCTACCCCTTCATCTTGTACAGAACCATCTGAACCAAAGGCTACTCTTAAAATAACATTTGACTCGCCTGCTAATCCTGTCAATGCATGACGAGCTACAACCCATCCACCAGATCCTGAACCAGCACGTCCTGTCCAACCTTCCTGTTGTCCTCCTGGATTACCTGCTATAGTATTGTCGGTATACCAGTTGTTTGGATCGCCAAATGCACCGACATTTTGCCAACTAGCTCCAGAATCTATCGAGGATTGTAAAACCATCCCATCCCAACTAAACTCTGAATTCCACCATACACTCAGCTCTATTGATGGTGCTGCTAAACTCGTTAAATCAAATACAGGACTTACTACAAAAGAATCATCATTGTTATTATAGTTCCCTGTTAAATTCGTTACCCAGGCATTTGACCCTGAATCCGCACTGTTAATTACACCAGCGGCCGGAGCGCCTAAAGCCCAAGTGCCACCATTTGTGTTGTCGGCTAACCAGCCACCATCGCCTGATTCAAAATCTTCTAAATATGGATAGGAAGTGATTTGTGCATTAACCCAAGAACAACTCAGAATTAGTGCTATGATTAAGATAAATTTTTTCATGTTTTATGGTTGTTTAAAACGTTTTCTTTTACATAATATGTACTTCAAAGAAAAACAATAAAAGCCCTGTTTGATAAATTCAGGGCTTTATATTGGTTAGTTATTCATTTAATATATAATTTTTATTGTGCTTGTGGACCTCCACTAACGATAATAAATTCTGATCTTCTATTTAGCTGATGCTCTTCATCTGTACAGTTAGAGCCGCAATTAACTTTAGGTTCATTTTCGCCTTTACCCATTCCTGAGATCCTTGATTTATCAATTCCCTTAGAAACCACATATTGTACGGTAGTTTTTGCTCTTCTATCAGACAAGCGCTCATTGTATGAAGCAGAGCCTCTGCTATCTGTATGCGATGCTGCATTTACAACTAAATCAGGATACTTATTCATAATTTGAACTAACTTATCTAATTCAAAAGCGGCCTGAGCTGTAATATTAGATTTATCGAAATCAAAATAAATTGGATTTAATTCGATTCGATCTGCAGCAATTATTTCTTCGATTGGATCTAAAGCAATACTCACTTGAACTTCTTCTTCTTCTGAGCCACTCACTGTAACCTTTCTGCTTTCAAAGCCGTCCATGGTTACTTCTAATTCTGAAGACTTCCCACATTCAACGATAAATTCAACAGTACCATCCGAATTCGTTACTTTCGATAAAACTTTATTACCTTCTTCATCATACATAGTGACCGTAGCCGCATTTATAGGATTTCGTGTTTTAGAATCTGTAACAGTGGCGGCAATTAACACATCACAAAGTGGTTGTAATTTTTTAATCGCATAAATATCATCACTACCTAAACCACCTTCTCTATTTGACGACACATACCCTTCTTCCGTTTCTTCATCTAAATGAAATGCAAAATCATCGGCATTACTATTAATAGGAATCCCAACATTTCTTACTGGAGCCATCTTACCATCAATTACCTTGGTGTAAAAGACATCCAGATTTCCAAGTCCAAGATGTCCATTTGAAGAGAAATATAGGGTGTTGTTACTACTTACATAAGGAAACATTTCTTGACCTTGTGTATTTACTTTTTGACCTAAATTTTCTGGTGATCCTAGCGACCCATCGTCATTAATACTTGCTTTATAAATGTCAAATAACCCATAACCTCCAGGCATATCTGATGCAAAATATAAGGTTTTGCCATCTGCACTTACTGAAGGGTTCTTCACTGAATAATTTTTACTATTCATTGGGAATCCCTCAACATTACTCCATTTACCATCTGTTTTTGTTGCCTTAAACAGATGTAATAAACTATATCTAATTTTTGTAATAGAATCTTTTTCAAATTCTTTCTCAAAAAAGCTTTCTCTAGAGAAATACATTGAATTTCCATCAGGAGAAAAGGATACCACACCTTCATGATATTTTGTGTTTACTTTATCTTCAACCAATGTAGCTGCCTGATAAGTGCCATCTTCATTTTTAGTGAGTTCATAAATATCTAAAAATGGTTCCTCATTCCAACCATAAGTTCTACGAGACGTATTTCTAGCAGAAGTAATGTATAATTTACCATCTTGAAGTGTTCCTCCAAAATCTGAATACTTCGAGTTAAACGCTAAGTTTTGGATATTGAATTTTTTTCCTTTTTCTAAAATTTTTGGCAAATAATCAGGATTTTTATTAAATGCTATTGCTCTATCATCACTAGGACGCATTTTTGCAAACTTGGCCATTTGTTGATTTGACTCTTCATATTTCCCATTTGCTTTTAGCATTTGTCCATACTTAAAAATAGTCTCTGGGTTATCAGAACTTTCCAAAGCTTTTGCATACCAGCGTTCTGCTTCTTGAGTATTAAAAATATTATAGTAGGATTCTGCTAATTGGCTATATACGTAAGTATCTGCCTTACCATCTTCAACCAGTTTTGCATAATCTTCTGCAGCTTCAACAAACTCATATCTATTAAAGTGTTTATCTGCTTTTTTAGTGTCTTTATTTTGAGCAATCAAGCTGAAACTACCCAACGCTGCAATTGTAAAAAGTGTTAATAATTTTTTCATAATGTTTTAGCTTAATTGGTTAGAAAAATCTTGGTGAACGTGAAACTTTCTTCGGAAAGTTTAAATCAAATAACAACATAAATTCATGTGATGCAGGCGCATAAGCCTTAATATCAGACGTTACGGCATCGTAAGCATAACCTATACGAAGTGATGGTGTTATTGCAAAATTAATTAAACCAGAAAATGAATCATCTAATCTATATGAAGCACCTAGTTCAAGTTTATCGAAGAATAATGCATTAAGGTTGGCATCAAACGATGTTGGTGCTCCAAACGCAGATTTTACTAAAAATGAAGGCTTCAGCTTTGTCTTTGGTGATAAATCAAATACATAACCACCAGTTATAAAATAATGTGCTTCTTCGGAACCAAGCTTATTTCCATTCGCATCCAAATGAACAGAGTTCAAAATATTTGGTAATGATGCAGCGAAGTAATACTTGTCCGTATAATAAAAGAATCCAGCACCAATATTTGGTGTGGTTGTATTAATATTTTGAAAAAACGGATCATTTGGATCGATAAGATCTATTCCTGCTAAGCCAATATCATGAAACGTTGCTCCTGCCTTTATACCAAAAGCTAGTTTATGTTCTCCTCCCAATTTAAGCGTATATGAGAAATCCGCATAAGCATTAGTTTCTTTGATTGGTCCGACTTCATCTGAGATGATAGATAGGCCTATTCCTACTTTATCACCAACAGGTAAATGCCCAAAAAATGTTCCGGTTTGCGGTGCTCCATCAATTCCTGCCCACTGCGAGCGGTAAAGAAGTCCAAACGAAAGGTTCTCTTTTGAGCCTGCATAAGCTGGGTTGATGACATTCATATTATACATGTACTGTGTATATTGTGGATCTTGCTGTCCATACACTTGTGTGGCAATGAGCAACACAATAATGATATAAAATTTTTTCATTTGTTAGTTGTTTGATTTAGTTGTTTTTGGATGAATTCAATGAATTCTTAATTGTTGATTATAATTAATTATTTAGTTAAGTCGTTGTATGTATACCCAAGCACTTCTTCGTTTACCATTTTCATATTCCATGGTGTAGAAATAAGTTCCTACTGGTAATTCATCGCCGTCATTAGATTGACCATACCACTCATTAGTGTAATTTGTTTTAGAATACACTAAAGTCCCATTACGGTTAAAGATTTCTAGCTTAGTTACGTCATAACTACTAAGGTCGAAGGTATCATTAAATCCATCTCCATTAGGCGAAATCCCCTGAGGAATCACACAACTTTCTAGTTCAATAATATCTTGTGCAGTAATACTAGAGCATTGAGTTGTATCATTAAATGTGACTTCAATCTCGTATAATCCTGCTTCAAGTACCGGCAATGTTAATCCATTTTCACCTGCAATCACACCACCATCTTGATACCAAGTAATTGTTACTTCAGACACATCAAAGTTGTTTGCAGTTGCAGTAATCTCGATTGGAACTGTAGCATTTGGACATACCTCATAATCAAAATCAGTTGTAAAGGTTACACTTGGTATTGGCTTTACAACAAGATCAAATGGTGTTGTTGAAAAACAGTCAAATGCAATATTACTCTCCACTCTAGTGTAAATGGTTTGTGAACCGCTACTGTATAATGCAGAAGTATCAATAGCATTAGAACCGGTTTCGGCATCGGACTCAGTTTCATAATAAGTCACTGTAAAATCTACAGCATTTTGCCCATCTAAAACATTCACGTCGTGAGCCGCTAAATCAAATAAAGCTATCCCATCAGAATCGTCATCACATTCTTCAATCGGAACACTAGCAGCATCAGGTGTTGGTCCTGAAATAATCAAATCAAAACTTGTTGTTGCAAAACAGAATTCTGCACTCGCATCTTCTATTCTTGCAAAAATGGTTTGAGGGTTTGATATATTCGTATAAGGAGAAGTTAAAGCTCCTGTATCTGCTTGAGCATCTGCCAAACTTAAGTGATAAGTTACATTAAAATCTGTTGACGCTTGTGCTCCTAAAATACCAGCTGTTTGAATTTCCAAATCAAAATCTTCAATTTCATCAGCTGAGATATCATCACAAGTTATGATATCATTTACCGCATTCGCTATAGGTTCATCACCAAAGTTAAGCGTTACTGTATCTTGAGCTTGCGCATCACATTGTTCATCAAAAGCTATAACAGTATAGGTGTTTGATGCTGAAACCGTTAATGTTGGTCCAGTTTCTCCTGGGATAATAAATCCATTTTCATACCACTCATAGGTATCGGCAAATGGTGAATCGGCAGATAATTCAAAATCAGGGAAACCACAGAAATTTTGATCAGGCCCTAAATCAACCTCGATTTCTGCAGTAATATCTCCATCATTTGGACCACCTGTATTTGTTTGACTTATGGATATAGTACCAGCATCATCAGAGAAATTAGTAACTAAAAGCACATATATTTCTCCTGATATAGCATTATCAATTGTTAAATTTTCCGTTGGAGCTGCAGAGTAACTACAATCTACAATATTTCCAAATGGATAAAAGTTAGGGTTTCCTGTATTATTAGGACAGTCACCACCTGGGTTAGGACAGCCCAAATCTAAATTACCACAGGCATCATCTAAAGATGCAAAAGGTCCCCAAAGCACAAAATCAACATCTAATCCATTTCCATTTTCATCCACTTGGTCAATTTGAATTTCAATTAGACCAGGATCACCAATTTGAATGATATTCCAAGTTGGATTTGGTGCAGAAAATAAACATGCGATATCTGTTGGATCAGGTATTCCAATGATATTTGATGTAGTCAATGAGCCTCCTACCTCTGCACAGAAGTTTTCTGCATTTTCACAAATAATATTGGTAGGCGCTTCTTTAATACAGAGATCGAACGTTGTTGTCTCAGAATTATTACCTCCTGAAAATACCCGAATGAAATACGTATTCCCAACAGTCAATGAAGGTGTAACACTTGCTGTACCGTCTGTACATTCTAATTCTATTAAACCATCACAAGTTCCTTCATAGAGTGCATGGTCTGTATTAAATCCACCTCCTTGAATATTCACTAATGATATTAATTGTACTTCGCTTAATGCTGTAAACTCGAACCATACATCATCATCTGGATTACCAGCACAAGAACCATCTGGCACACCTGACGGTGTTGCTTCGATTAAAGTCCCTGATGTTGTAAGATCGCATGTTTCGTCATCATTGACTACTGCTACAGTTGCATTACACGGATTGTCATTGGCTGGTGGACAAGCAAGTAATTGTATTGCACTACTATTAATCACACAATTGACATCTTGATCATTACTTACAGTCACAATCACATCTACTAAGAATGGGAATGGCCCAATTTGGTATGTGCCTGGTGTGGTAACAGGAACTGTCGTCGCATCGATATTATTTGAAATTGTAAGTGATGTAGCATCGCCTAAACTTGTGACATTAACATCTACTAAAAATTGATCACCATTAGCACAATCATCTACGACTTGATAGGTAGCATCTGGATTGATACATGTAGCACAAGCTACTGTATAGTCAATTCCATCAGAACAACAGAAACTTCCTGATGCACAACTTACCGATCCGTCTGATTGTATTTGGAATGAAATAGTATCTCCTGTAGATTGGAAGGTTAACCCTGAAATATCGCCATTGTTACCTTCGTCATTATATAATTCAGTAACACCATCAGAATCAAACACCACTAAGAAATCAAAAGGTGCACCCTCTATCTCTCCAGCATTAAATGTTAAATTAAGTGGTGAACCATCTGAACTCGTATAGGTAAATACCTCAGAATCATTATTACCATAACATACCGAGCCCATTACTGGACCTACAGCACAGTCTACATCAAAATTAGTCTGTATCGTTGTGGTAAAGTTTACTGGACCTGCCCAGATACTGAATTGACTACCACAATCTGCACGTACCCAAACTTCATAATCAGTCTCAAAACTTAAACCTGTTATACTCGCTGAAGGTGTCCCTACTGTTGTTCCTGCTCCTGTTGGCTCTCCTGTTCCTGCCGGAACTACAACATATTCCCATGA is part of the Formosa sp. Hel1_31_208 genome and harbors:
- a CDS encoding type IX secretion system membrane protein PorP/SprF; translation: MKKFYIIIVLLIATQVYGQQDPQYTQYMYNMNVINPAYAGSKENLSFGLLYRSQWAGIDGAPQTGTFFGHLPVGDKVGIGLSIISDEVGPIKETNAYADFSYTLKLGGEHKLAFGIKAGATFHDIGLAGIDLIDPNDPFFQNINTTTPNIGAGFFYYTDKYYFAASLPNILNSVHLDANGNKLGSEEAHYFITGGYVFDLSPKTKLKPSFLVKSAFGAPTSFDANLNALFFDKLELGASYRLDDSFSGLINFAITPSLRIGYAYDAVTSDIKAYAPASHEFMLLFDLNFPKKVSRSPRFF
- a CDS encoding OmpA family protein; protein product: MKKLLTLFTIAALGSFSLIAQNKDTKKADKHFNRYEFVEAAEDYAKLVEDGKADTYVYSQLAESYYNIFNTQEAERWYAKALESSDNPETIFKYGQMLKANGKYEESNQQMAKFAKMRPSDDRAIAFNKNPDYLPKILEKGKKFNIQNLAFNSKYSDFGGTLQDGKLYITSARNTSRRTYGWNEEPFLDIYELTKNEDGTYQAATLVEDKVNTKYHEGVVSFSPDGNSMYFSRESFFEKEFEKDSITKIRYSLLHLFKATKTDGKWSNVEGFPMNSKNYSVKNPSVSADGKTLYFASDMPGGYGLFDIYKASINDDGSLGSPENLGQKVNTQGQEMFPYVSSNNTLYFSSNGHLGLGNLDVFYTKVIDGKMAPVRNVGIPINSNADDFAFHLDEETEEGYVSSNREGGLGSDDIYAIKKLQPLCDVLIAATVTDSKTRNPINAATVTMYDEEGNKVLSKVTNSDGTVEFIVECGKSSELEVTMDGFESRKVTVSGSEEEEVQVSIALDPIEEIIAADRIELNPIYFDFDKSNITAQAAFELDKLVQIMNKYPDLVVNAASHTDSRGSASYNERLSDRRAKTTVQYVVSKGIDKSRISGMGKGENEPKVNCGSNCTDEEHQLNRRSEFIIVSGGPQAQ
- a CDS encoding choice-of-anchor L domain-containing protein, whose translation is MKKFILIIALILSCSWVNAQITSYPYLEDFESGDGGWLADNTNGGTWALGAPAAGVINSADSGSNAWVTNLTGNYNNNDDSFVVSPVFDLTSLAAPSIELSVWWNSEFSWDGMVLQSSIDSGASWQNVGAFGDPNNWYTDNTIAGNPGGQQEGWTGRAGSGSGGWVVARHALTGLAGESNVILRVAFGSDGSVQDEGVAFDTVSIFDVTCPEPTGITISGITSTTADISWTAAGSETNWEVVVQPLGTGVPTGPGVSTTNNPYTATGLAAVTDYEVYVRADCGANGFSNWVGAVNFLSACDVFTPDYLESFTTIIPNCWDEASDGDATTGPQGLGAGDWNQDGFLNNGFEGAYSINLWLAAKSDWILSPQFDLTGGPFQVDFDFGIMQFGSSDNAGTLGSDDTVQLLISTDNGGTWTSLVTFDNTSTVPATGTQVVFDLTAYSGQIVQFGILGSEGTVDDPEDNEIFVDNFRVRAIPSCQEPTGLTLANVTDTSADIGWTPGGAEASWEVAVQPQGTGVPTGAGLATTNNPYTATPLTPSTAYEVWVRADCGVDGLSSWIGPINFTTLNTPPPPPVGVTCASGSSSFIFTENFDQDPPAGWTGTGFDGSDGNWDITAAGANSFGTGPANAFDGGAGTHLEYEASGNSSTIASAISPAIDLTTALDGAELSFFFHAFGDDMGTLNVGISNDVAGPFTNVFTWIGDLQTSDAEAWVPVGINIDAYLGQVIYLEFSYGGAGTGFEGDMSIDFIRVESCGNFCIPPSGITVTNITGTTADIAWDANSGETSWEYVVVPAGTGEPTGAGTTVGTPSASITGLSFETDYEVWVRADCGSQFSIWAGPVNFTTTIQTNFDVDCAVGPVMGSVCYGNNDSEVFTYTSSDGSPLNLTFNAGEIEGAPFDFLVVFDSDGVTELYNDEGNNGDISGLTFQSTGDTISFQIQSDGSVSCASGSFCCSDGIDYTVACATCINPDATYQVVDDCANGDQFLVDVNVTSLGDATSLTISNNIDANTVSAPAVGVYQVGPFPFGVDVIITLSNDQDVNCVINSSAIQLLACPPVNDNPCSATVAGVNADDSCTIITSGSLLEATPSGVPDGSCAGNPDDDVWFEFTALNEFQIIQFINIDSTGFFENLDHAVYEGTCDGLVELYCSDANASLTPSLTVGSNYFIRVFSAGGDAVDYTFDLCIRPGTGNVSVDQTTYTVEELVIDVLIDSPCAQISNITWTTGTDFGQVNGIGYFEADAGSFPFEDGLLLSSGNAALAAGPNFNAMSDGTTAWPGDPDLAAIANVNTNNATIIEFDFVPLSDEISFDFLMASEEYDMGSFECNFSDAFAFLLTDSNNVTTNLAVLPGTTTPILVTNIHPDNGFCPAINEEYFGGYTPQDLPPMSFDGRTEVFTAFSPVNIGETYRIKLVIADATDSALDSGVFLKAGSFDIGEVELGADITVAAGTAACLGEQIILQTQAPSVEHVWFKDGFVIPGEITNSLVVTEAGTYTTQIIFSPSCIISDEIIVEFLPLPEANTPPDLVGCSIGADIAVFTLFDNDLPILGENQSPSDYTVTYHLTEQDAFDGVNPLVSPYTSVSDPQTIFAQVTNNTSGCINTTSFNLVLGTEPETTFTDDFDYEVCPNATVPIIIEATPVNYTTDEVAINWYLDGGLIAGENGLTLPVLLAGDYEIEVIFNDTGCSSITTQTVIELESCIIPQGISPNGDGMNDFFDLSSYGVTKLEIFNRYGTLVYSKTNYVDEWFGQTNDGEELPVGTYFYTMEYEGGKRRSAWVYIQRAN